One segment of Curtobacterium sp. MR_MD2014 DNA contains the following:
- a CDS encoding DUF3488 and transglutaminase-like domain-containing protein gives MSGTSTADRVRTPTRSGRPERPAERDDAPGPWVVALAPLPVLIAALAMRPLVQGTAWWLSGVVFTAVLVAVVLAVRRRAPGVRFIALVATLVVGSCVAAVVNDVHPLGWLDREGALGEALAAIRLNPAPLPQSDAIRLIVTVAIAWVAGVTLFLAAIAPTVALAAVPALVVLIVPGVVTGEPASPVLVVLVGAAFLGLLWLSVRPVQRAFPAAVVGAIGLVVAVGLPVLVPINASWLSGVTGALQAPIQPGRPGTLLELGRDLRQPNELEVFRYRTADGQPEYLKLADLDEFGTGDWVPTVTDASTAETADQQQWAVGINPRLASRGDLTVRITGLSSNYLPVPGGAVSLESQSTNLDLSQWRWMGDSSTVRSTGPVTQRGSTYQVFGASTWSGEYLDAIAASGILGRTDGRGFTAPSETQLRTDLALPEDLPRDIRAAAQRVAGGLPNDYARARALEQWFRSDLFTYSETAPVEQGYDGDSMDVIDTFLRVRQGYCVHFASSMAVMARTLGIPSRIAVGYRASSDQTEDGEYTVSNRQLHSWPELYIRGAGWVSFEPTPSSDAAAQAGTESSATPAPAPSETPLPAPGETAPAEASPTPTPSASTGAGAAATTGGGAGPGAAGLVVGLLLLLAVLVAPRAVRVVRRRRRLAAVQAGRSPALQAWREVLDDVADHGYAPGLAPPGDAAAAARTARAVRGRLVGTVPASVLPHLTSIVDAVDLERFAADGAAGVDTAALRRAVLEARVALDASVPRARVVRARLFPPSLLPSSAWSHEGRQRRRTA, from the coding sequence GTGAGCGGGACCTCGACGGCCGACCGCGTCAGGACGCCCACGCGCAGCGGCCGCCCCGAGCGTCCGGCCGAACGCGACGACGCCCCGGGACCGTGGGTCGTCGCCCTGGCACCGCTGCCGGTCCTCATCGCGGCGCTCGCGATGCGTCCGCTCGTGCAGGGCACCGCCTGGTGGCTGTCCGGCGTCGTCTTCACGGCGGTGCTCGTCGCCGTCGTCCTCGCCGTCCGCCGTCGCGCTCCGGGCGTGCGCTTCATCGCCCTCGTCGCCACGCTGGTGGTCGGGTCGTGCGTCGCCGCGGTCGTCAACGACGTCCACCCCCTCGGCTGGCTCGACCGCGAGGGAGCCCTCGGCGAGGCGCTCGCCGCGATCCGGCTCAACCCCGCGCCGCTGCCGCAGAGCGACGCGATCCGCTTGATCGTCACCGTCGCGATCGCCTGGGTGGCCGGGGTGACCCTGTTCCTCGCCGCGATCGCGCCGACCGTCGCGCTCGCGGCCGTGCCCGCGCTGGTCGTGCTCATCGTCCCCGGTGTCGTCACGGGCGAGCCCGCCTCGCCGGTGCTCGTCGTCCTGGTGGGGGCGGCGTTCCTCGGGCTCCTCTGGCTGTCCGTCCGACCGGTGCAACGGGCGTTCCCGGCCGCCGTGGTGGGCGCGATCGGGCTCGTCGTCGCCGTGGGGCTCCCGGTGCTCGTCCCGATCAACGCCAGCTGGCTGTCCGGCGTGACGGGCGCGCTGCAGGCCCCGATCCAGCCCGGTCGTCCCGGCACGCTGCTCGAGCTCGGCCGCGACCTCCGCCAGCCGAACGAGCTCGAGGTGTTCCGCTACCGCACCGCCGACGGGCAGCCGGAGTACCTCAAGCTCGCCGACCTCGACGAGTTCGGCACCGGCGACTGGGTGCCGACCGTGACCGACGCCAGCACCGCGGAGACCGCGGACCAGCAGCAGTGGGCGGTCGGGATCAACCCCCGTCTGGCGAGCCGCGGCGACCTGACCGTGCGGATCACCGGGCTGTCGAGCAACTACCTGCCCGTGCCCGGCGGCGCGGTGTCGCTCGAGTCGCAGTCGACGAACCTCGACCTGTCGCAGTGGCGCTGGATGGGGGACTCGAGCACGGTCCGGTCGACCGGTCCCGTGACCCAGCGCGGTTCGACCTACCAGGTCTTCGGCGCCTCGACCTGGTCGGGGGAGTACCTCGACGCGATCGCCGCGAGCGGGATCCTCGGGCGCACCGACGGCCGCGGGTTCACGGCGCCGAGCGAGACGCAGCTCCGCACCGACCTGGCACTGCCCGAGGACCTGCCACGTGACATCCGGGCGGCGGCCCAGCGGGTGGCCGGCGGGCTGCCGAACGACTACGCCCGGGCGCGTGCCCTGGAGCAGTGGTTCCGCAGCGACCTCTTCACCTACTCCGAGACGGCCCCCGTCGAGCAGGGCTACGACGGCGACAGCATGGACGTGATCGACACGTTCCTGCGCGTGCGCCAGGGGTACTGCGTGCACTTCGCGTCGTCGATGGCCGTGATGGCGCGGACGCTCGGGATCCCGTCGCGCATCGCGGTCGGGTACCGGGCGAGCAGCGACCAGACGGAGGACGGCGAGTACACCGTCTCGAACCGACAGCTGCACTCGTGGCCCGAGCTGTACATCCGTGGCGCCGGTTGGGTGTCGTTCGAGCCGACCCCGAGCTCCGACGCCGCAGCGCAGGCGGGGACCGAGTCGTCGGCGACGCCGGCTCCGGCCCCGTCGGAGACGCCGCTGCCGGCGCCGGGGGAGACCGCTCCCGCCGAGGCCTCGCCCACCCCGACACCCTCCGCCTCGACCGGAGCGGGCGCGGCGGCCACGACGGGCGGCGGCGCCGGACCCGGTGCCGCCGGCCTGGTGGTCGGACTGCTGCTCCTGCTGGCGGTGCTCGTCGCACCCAGGGCCGTCCGTGTGGTGCGTCGGCGCCGACGGCTCGCCGCGGTGCAGGCGGGACGCTCGCCCGCACTGCAGGCCTGGCGCGAGGTGCTCGACGACGTCGCCGACCACGGGTACGCACCGGGGCTCGCGCCGCCGGGTGACGCCGCCGCAGCAGCGCGGACGGCGCGTGCGGTGCGCGGTCGGCTCGTCGGGACCGTCCCCGCGAGCGTGCTCCCGCACCTGACGAGCATCGTCGATGCGGTCGACCTGGAGCGCTTCGCCGCGGACGGTGCGGCGGGCGTGGACACTGCAGCACTCCGGCGGGCCGTCCTGGAGGCTCGTGTCGCCCTCGACGCGTCCGTCCCGCGGGCGCGCGTGGTCCGGGCGCGGCTGTTCCCGCCGAGCCTGCTGCCCTCGTCCGCGTGGTCCCACGAGGGCCGGCAGCGCCGGCGCACGGCCTAG
- a CDS encoding DUF58 domain-containing protein: MPDGSGPSTSALRAGAVRSWVLRTGRRGAAMLRRTPFPRPTARGWTVLGSGIALVGGGLVATTSIAVSAGLLLLVLLVLGIVMALVVAAPLRATRSTARSVVQVGEVHRERITLRGTSLPIGPRTTLLVREQLEDALASVSDAQTYALVGPNEPPAVLDVEALAMHRGRTLVGPVTIRVEDPFGLLRIDRPVVPAEEVVIVPASTTLGAIDTGALAGAVSADEGRVGQGGSADDSELRPYRQGDPIRRVHWAQSARRGELHVRQTTQAQPPEAVIAIDLRRESYQALGRDDLAELSDLGGDAAFEHAVVVAASVARALSARTSRVVLVSDDGPGAGRHTGDVGSLTDLLVGLADVRVRSDARPVTEVLSDVHGRDVHGMTAVVTGRCTAEQAAELVAATSGSSRGILATIVPPDPVVRGILDRAGWRTLVVPVAGAQAHGSTR, from the coding sequence ATGCCCGACGGCAGCGGGCCCTCGACGTCCGCGCTGCGCGCGGGCGCGGTGCGGTCGTGGGTGCTCCGCACCGGGCGACGCGGCGCGGCCATGCTCCGCCGGACCCCGTTCCCGCGGCCGACGGCCAGGGGGTGGACGGTGCTCGGGTCGGGGATCGCCCTCGTCGGCGGTGGTCTCGTCGCCACGACGAGCATCGCCGTCTCCGCCGGGCTCCTGCTGCTCGTGCTGCTCGTGCTCGGGATCGTCATGGCACTCGTCGTCGCGGCGCCGCTGCGTGCGACCCGGTCGACCGCCCGCTCGGTCGTGCAGGTCGGTGAGGTCCACCGCGAGCGGATCACCCTGCGGGGGACGTCGCTGCCGATCGGGCCGCGGACGACCCTGCTGGTGCGGGAGCAGCTCGAGGACGCCCTCGCGAGCGTGTCCGACGCGCAGACCTACGCCCTGGTCGGCCCGAACGAGCCCCCGGCGGTGCTCGACGTCGAGGCCCTCGCGATGCACCGGGGCCGCACGCTGGTCGGCCCCGTGACCATCCGCGTCGAGGACCCCTTCGGCCTGCTGCGCATCGACCGGCCGGTCGTCCCCGCCGAGGAGGTCGTGATCGTCCCCGCATCCACCACCCTCGGTGCCATCGACACCGGAGCGCTCGCGGGTGCCGTCTCGGCGGACGAGGGCCGTGTGGGTCAGGGCGGTTCCGCCGACGACAGCGAGCTCCGGCCGTACCGGCAGGGCGACCCGATCCGCCGCGTGCACTGGGCACAGAGCGCCCGACGCGGCGAACTCCACGTCCGCCAGACCACGCAGGCGCAGCCGCCGGAGGCCGTCATCGCCATCGACCTCCGCCGAGAGTCCTACCAGGCGCTCGGCCGCGACGACCTCGCGGAACTGAGCGACCTCGGTGGCGACGCCGCGTTCGAGCACGCCGTCGTCGTCGCCGCGAGCGTCGCCCGTGCCCTCAGCGCGCGGACGTCGCGCGTGGTGCTCGTGAGCGACGACGGCCCGGGCGCGGGACGGCACACCGGCGACGTCGGCAGCCTGACGGACCTGCTCGTCGGACTCGCCGACGTCCGGGTCCGTTCGGACGCCCGCCCGGTCACCGAGGTCCTGTCCGACGTGCACGGTCGCGACGTCCACGGCATGACCGCCGTCGTCACCGGCCGGTGCACCGCCGAGCAGGCCGCCGAACTCGTTGCCGCGACGAGCGGCTCCAGTCGCGGCATCCTCGCGACCATCGTCCCGCCCGACCCCGTGGTGCGCGGCATCCTCGACCGTGCCGGTTGGCGGACCCTGGTCGTGCCCGTCGCGGGCGCGCAGGCGCACGGGAGCACCCGGTGA
- a CDS encoding AAA family ATPase, producing the protein MPDQTDQAFPIEHVRAVGDDVVAAVSTVVDGKVDAIRTAFTVMLAEGHLLVEDVPGVGKTVLAKALGASVGGTVNRIQFTSDMLPSDVTGVNIYDQSSGTFRFSPGPVFANVVIGDEINRTSPKTQSALLEAMAEAQVTVDGVTRPLESPFMIVATQNPIDMEGTYPLPEAQRDRFMARIAMGYPSADAERQMLAARGTRDPLSALRPIVDVQTLRAIVHAVRGVHLAHDVEAYIVAIVRATRTHPDLVLGASPRATLHLAQAARAHAALLGRPFVTPDDVAHLAPVILSHRLVPVARGLGGAAEDTARDVVVRIVSDTAVPFASAAVRS; encoded by the coding sequence GTGCCGGACCAGACCGACCAAGCCTTCCCGATCGAGCACGTGCGAGCGGTGGGCGACGACGTCGTCGCAGCCGTCTCCACCGTGGTGGACGGCAAGGTCGACGCCATCCGCACGGCCTTCACCGTGATGCTCGCCGAGGGGCACCTGCTCGTCGAGGACGTCCCCGGCGTCGGCAAGACCGTGCTCGCGAAGGCGCTCGGTGCCTCGGTCGGCGGGACGGTGAACCGCATCCAGTTCACCTCGGACATGCTGCCGTCCGACGTCACCGGTGTGAACATCTACGACCAGTCGTCGGGCACGTTCCGGTTCTCGCCGGGTCCGGTGTTCGCGAACGTCGTCATCGGTGACGAGATCAACCGCACGAGCCCGAAGACCCAGTCGGCCCTGCTCGAGGCGATGGCCGAGGCGCAGGTGACCGTCGACGGCGTGACCCGGCCGCTGGAGTCGCCGTTCATGATCGTCGCGACCCAGAACCCGATCGACATGGAGGGCACGTACCCGCTGCCCGAGGCCCAGCGCGACCGGTTCATGGCCCGCATCGCGATGGGGTACCCCAGCGCGGACGCCGAGCGCCAGATGCTCGCGGCGCGCGGGACCCGCGACCCGCTGTCCGCGCTCCGACCGATCGTCGACGTGCAGACGCTGCGGGCGATCGTGCACGCCGTGCGCGGGGTGCACCTTGCCCACGACGTCGAGGCCTACATCGTCGCGATCGTCCGTGCCACCCGCACGCACCCGGACCTCGTGCTGGGCGCGAGCCCTCGCGCCACCCTGCACCTGGCGCAGGCCGCTCGTGCCCACGCCGCGCTGCTCGGTCGCCCGTTCGTCACCCCCGACGACGTCGCCCACCTCGCACCGGTGATCCTGTCCCACCGTCTCGTCCCGGTCGCCCGCGGGCTCGGCGGGGCCGCCGAGGACACCGCGCGCGACGTGGTCGTCCGGATCGTGTCCGACACCGCCGTGCCGTTCGCCTCGGCCGCCGTCCGCTCCTGA
- a CDS encoding glycosyl hydrolase family 18 protein: MLRSSALAVALVVIVTTVAGCADASAARGVAVEAYVEPGAPTAVARVRAATERADTIGIDGVTLSADGTGLAPLPDGVDRLALAAARQGARPELLVSNYSETLGDFSPETASALLADPVARAQVARDLAALAHDHHCTGVQIDLESLRDRDRAGLVAFAAALEDAVHDELGADAPVSMAVMASTSAAGFRDTGYDLRRLAEHVDRFVLMTYDQHGPWSGPGTIGALPWAQRVVEVAEHEGLPADRTDLGVAGYGYRWGGPDAGQVSPARARALAGGAARWSDRTGEWSATLRDGHELHWSDARSYRARVALAQRLGLHGVALWSLTTEALPR; the protein is encoded by the coding sequence GTGCTCCGCTCATCCGCCCTCGCCGTCGCGCTCGTCGTGATCGTCACCACGGTCGCCGGCTGCGCCGACGCGTCCGCTGCCCGCGGCGTCGCCGTCGAGGCGTACGTCGAGCCGGGAGCCCCGACGGCGGTCGCCCGGGTACGAGCCGCCACCGAGCGGGCGGACACGATCGGCATCGACGGTGTCACGCTCTCCGCGGACGGCACGGGCCTCGCGCCGTTGCCCGACGGCGTCGACCGTCTGGCCCTCGCCGCGGCCCGCCAGGGCGCGCGACCGGAGCTCCTCGTCAGCAACTACTCCGAGACGCTCGGTGACTTCTCGCCGGAGACCGCCTCGGCGCTGCTGGCCGACCCGGTCGCCCGCGCACAGGTGGCTCGGGACCTGGCGGCCCTGGCGCACGACCACCACTGCACGGGCGTGCAGATCGACCTCGAATCACTGCGCGACCGCGACCGCGCGGGTCTCGTCGCCTTCGCAGCCGCGCTCGAGGACGCGGTGCACGACGAGCTCGGTGCCGACGCCCCGGTGTCGATGGCCGTGATGGCGTCCACCTCGGCCGCGGGCTTCCGGGACACCGGGTACGACCTCCGTCGTCTGGCGGAGCACGTCGACCGCTTCGTGCTGATGACCTACGACCAGCACGGCCCGTGGAGCGGACCGGGCACGATCGGTGCCCTGCCGTGGGCGCAGCGCGTCGTCGAGGTGGCCGAGCACGAGGGACTGCCGGCCGACCGCACCGACCTCGGCGTCGCCGGGTACGGGTACCGCTGGGGTGGACCGGACGCCGGGCAGGTGTCGCCGGCGCGGGCCCGTGCGCTGGCCGGCGGTGCCGCACGCTGGTCGGACCGCACGGGGGAGTGGTCGGCGACCCTCCGCGACGGACACGAGCTGCACTGGTCGGACGCCCGCTCCTACCGGGCACGTGTCGCGCTGGCGCAGCGACTCGGGCTGCACGGCGTCGCGCTCTGGTCGCTGACGACCGAGGCCCTGCCGCGCTGA